A genomic segment from Montipora foliosa isolate CH-2021 chromosome 9, ASM3666993v2, whole genome shotgun sequence encodes:
- the LOC137972029 gene encoding uncharacterized protein, protein MKKVALGESKNLLNFIATMANAGAVQPNLIFKTVFFHSLLFGFQVESCFAQNNDLFIPPAKVKTLAPKPTTSTPIPMTEKNLWGLRMWQVVGLAFVATVLSVVFCCCLCDCRVPKTGYDKDGQAKHADGDGSDTEPAVVHSRPLQDGKMLESASNQQRKVQDTGNSEGKVNQALESEGETAAQGKGWKTIQRTMLSRQP, encoded by the exons ATGAAAAAGGTAGCCCTTGGGGAGAGTAAAAATTTGCTCAATTTTATTGCCACGATGGCAAATGCTGGCGCTGTCCAACCtaatctcattttcaagacaGTTTTCTTTCACTCATtgctttttggatttcag GTAGAATCATGCTTTGCGCAGAACAACGACTTATTCATCCCACCTGCAAAAGTAAAGACACTAGCGCCCAAGCCCACAACATCGACACCGATACCAATGACAGAGAAGAACTTATGGGGCCTGAGAATGTGGCAAGTGGTTGGGCTTGCGTTTGTGGCCACTGTTTTGTCCG tcgtcTTTTGTTGCTGTCTTTGCGACTGTCGCGTTCCGAAGACAGGTTACGACAAAGATGGCCAAGCAAAACACGCGGATGGTGACGGCAGTGACACAGAACCAGCGGTTGTTCACTCTAGACCTTTACAAGACGGGAAAATGTTGGAAAGTGCTTCCAATCAACAAAGAAAAGTACAGGACACCGGAAACTCAGAAGGAAAAGTAAACCAGGCTTTAGAAAGTGAAGGAGAAACTGCAGCACAAGGTAAAGGCTGGAAAACAATTCAACGAACTATGCTTTCACGTCAACCGTGA
- the LOC137969705 gene encoding tRNA-splicing endonuclease subunit Sen54-like isoform X1: protein MSDLNILFCPEDLIAQIKKPLNLPLLGGPKAFAPDPENENEEAVLECMLQEQRDVLKEQRIHKKGNLSVGTWKPDERVVEVSVAKGPHWQHFGQKKGGKMLLQPQEALFLLEQGSIELFYGGLPMSFQQGFMSMLSDDFSPDHYLVYAYFLRLGFTVLQHSPRNESVVSRKTDSSAEKSEELADDNGDHVVKDKAAISSPVSHLWASEDGVTPLLRPEDAVSTAAVLSKLQVIKNQRLATANVFERSGQQSLLVAFDVYQPGVNFKKTNPGPPDFCITVCRYCDCPPSLSSLALLSQKCSPVPLKIALVDGGNILFYSVLDVDSPTFISRG, encoded by the exons ATGTCTGacttgaatattttattttg CCCGGAAGACCTAATCGCACAGATCAAGAAGCCTTTGAATTTACCACTTCTTGGAGGACCAAAAGCATTTGCTCCCGATCCAGAGAATGAAAATGAAGAGGCAGTCTTGGAATGCATGCTTCAAGAACAGAGAGATGTGTTGAAAGAGCAAAGAATCCACAAGAA AGGCAATTTATCTGTTGGAACTTGGAAACCAGATGAGCGAGTGGTTGAGGTGTCTGTGGCAAAG GGCCCTCATTGGCAGCACTTTGGACAGAAAAAAGGTGGCAAAATGCTGTTGCAGCCACAAGAAGCGTTGTTTCTTCTGGAGCAG GGAAGTATTGAACTCTTTTATGGTGGACTGCCAATGTCCTTCCAGCAA GGATTCATGTCCATGTTATCAGATGATTTCTCTCCTGACCATTACTTG GTATATGCATACTTTCTGCGTTTAGGTTTCACTGTCTTACAGCATTCACCAAG AAATGAGAGTGTGGTCAGCAGAAAAACAGATAGTTCAGCAGAGAAGAGTGAGGAGCTTGCCGACGACAATGGTGATCATGTTGTTAAAGATAAGGCAGCGATATCATCCCCTGTGTCTCATTTATGGGCAAGTGAAGATGGTGTTACACCACTTTTAAGACCTGAGGATGCTGTTTCGACAG CTGCCGTCTTATCAAAGCTACAAGTAATCAAGAATCAAAGATTGGCTACAGCTAATGTTTTTGAGAG ATCTGGTCAACAGTCCCTTCTTGTGGCATTTGATGTTTACCAGCCTGGAGTTAACTTCAAAAAGACCAACCCAGGCCCTCCTGACTTCTGTATAACTGTGTGCAG ATACTGCGATTGCCCCCCTTCTCTGTCATCACTGGCGCTCCTCAGCCAGAAGTGCTCTCCTGTTCCACTAAAGATCGCCCTGGTTGATGGGGgaaacattttgttttacaGCGTACTCGACGTGGATAGCCCGACATTTATCTCAAGAGGTTAA